In Bifidobacterium sp. ESL0775, the following are encoded in one genomic region:
- the sufC gene encoding Fe-S cluster assembly ATPase SufC, which yields MSTLEIKDLYASVETKEGRKQILKGATLTVNSGETHAIMGPNGSGKSTLAYTLAGHPKYFVDSGEALLDGKDLLKMTANERAKAGLFLAMQYPVEVPGVSMTNFLRTAKTEIDGKAPAIRTWTKELQDAMKNLRMDKKFASRSVNEGFSGGEKKRAEVLQLELLKPKFAIMDETDSGLDVDALRIVSEGVNRAKENTGLGIMLITHYTRILKYIKPDIVHVFAGGRFVKTGGPELADELEETGYDQYLPEGSTESALA from the coding sequence ATGTCAACATTGGAAATCAAGGATCTCTACGCATCGGTGGAGACCAAGGAAGGCCGCAAGCAGATCTTGAAAGGCGCGACCTTGACCGTCAACTCCGGCGAGACCCATGCCATCATGGGCCCCAACGGAAGCGGCAAGTCCACGCTGGCCTACACGCTGGCCGGCCATCCGAAGTACTTCGTCGACTCTGGTGAGGCGTTGCTTGACGGCAAGGATCTGCTGAAGATGACCGCCAACGAGCGCGCGAAGGCCGGTCTGTTCCTAGCCATGCAGTATCCCGTCGAGGTGCCGGGCGTTTCGATGACCAACTTCCTGCGCACCGCCAAGACCGAAATCGACGGCAAAGCCCCGGCCATCCGCACCTGGACCAAGGAACTGCAGGACGCCATGAAGAACCTCAGGATGGACAAGAAGTTCGCCTCGCGTTCCGTCAACGAAGGCTTCTCCGGCGGCGAAAAGAAGCGCGCCGAAGTGCTGCAGCTCGAGCTCTTGAAGCCGAAGTTCGCCATCATGGACGAGACCGATTCAGGGCTCGATGTGGATGCATTGCGTATCGTCTCCGAAGGCGTCAATCGCGCCAAGGAGAACACTGGACTCGGGATCATGCTCATCACGCATTACACGCGCATTTTGAAGTATATCAAGCCGGATATTGTGCATGTGTTTGCGGGGGGACGGTTTGTCAAGACTGGGGGACCCGAGCTGGCTGATGAACTCGAAGAGACTGGGTATGATCAGTATCTGCCGGAGGGATCTACGGAATCGGCGTTAGCTTAG
- the sufD gene encoding Fe-S cluster assembly protein SufD — protein sequence MAEKEVNIPVADPNNPYAMPAAMPSSADNERRSFEVEDFKMPTRKQEDWRYTPLERIEEFFNVFNPSGETKVSVSNIDGTPIDDAKVTTSVIDRSEAPSGSVMKPNDRVSAVEWNSGSKTVVVSVSGELDQPVLIEVEGHGSDLDSLHLVLQVADRTHGDIVVRHQGLARLAEGVEIITGKDSHVSTTFVQEWDKGSKHVGNQRIHVGDNASLRHAVVTLGGDIVRLRMDQEFGGPKGDLNMLGIYFAEAGQHLEHRTMVVHNYPECKSRVVYKGALDGKDAHSTWVGNALIQPQAPNTDSYELNRNLVLTPGPVADSEPNLEIENGNIIGAGHASSVGHFDDEELFYLQSRGITESEARKLVVRGFFADLIEQIGVPSIAEHLMNVIDRRLARGESADMQAVLEDK from the coding sequence ATGGCCGAAAAAGAAGTGAATATCCCAGTGGCGGATCCCAACAATCCCTACGCGATGCCGGCAGCCATGCCGTCCAGCGCCGACAATGAGCGTCGCTCGTTTGAGGTCGAGGATTTCAAGATGCCGACGCGTAAGCAGGAGGATTGGCGCTATACGCCTCTCGAGCGCATCGAGGAGTTCTTCAACGTCTTCAACCCCAGCGGTGAGACCAAGGTGAGTGTCAGCAATATCGATGGTACGCCGATTGACGACGCGAAAGTGACCACATCGGTTATCGATCGTAGTGAAGCGCCTTCCGGCTCTGTGATGAAGCCGAACGACCGCGTCTCGGCCGTCGAGTGGAACAGCGGCAGCAAGACCGTTGTTGTCTCCGTTTCCGGCGAACTCGATCAGCCGGTTTTGATTGAGGTCGAAGGGCACGGTAGCGATCTTGACTCGCTGCACCTGGTCCTGCAAGTCGCTGACCGGACGCACGGTGATATCGTCGTGCGGCATCAGGGCTTGGCCCGTCTCGCCGAGGGTGTGGAAATCATCACCGGCAAGGATTCCCACGTCTCCACGACCTTCGTGCAGGAGTGGGACAAGGGTTCCAAGCATGTGGGCAATCAGCGCATCCATGTCGGCGACAACGCCTCGTTGCGCCACGCCGTGGTCACGCTCGGCGGCGACATCGTGCGTCTGCGCATGGACCAGGAATTCGGTGGGCCGAAAGGCGACCTCAACATGCTCGGCATCTACTTCGCCGAGGCCGGCCAGCACCTGGAGCACCGCACGATGGTGGTCCACAACTACCCGGAGTGCAAGTCCCGCGTGGTCTACAAGGGAGCGCTTGACGGCAAGGACGCACATTCGACCTGGGTCGGCAACGCGCTGATCCAGCCGCAGGCGCCGAACACCGACTCCTACGAGCTCAACCGCAACCTCGTGCTGACCCCCGGACCGGTGGCCGATTCCGAGCCCAACCTTGAGATTGAGAACGGCAACATCATCGGCGCCGGCCATGCCAGCTCCGTCGGCCATTTCGACGACGAGGAGCTCTTCTACCTGCAGTCGCGCGGCATCACCGAATCCGAGGCCCGCAAGCTCGTGGTCCGTGGATTCTTCGCCGACCTGATCGAACAAATCGGCGTGCCCAGCATCGCCGAACACCTTATGAATGTCATTGACCGCAGGCTCGCGCGCGGTGAAAGCGCCGACATGCAAGCGGTATTGGAGGATAAGTAA
- the sufB gene encoding Fe-S cluster assembly protein SufB, whose protein sequence is MSQYVADRERVNEDKIKKDDEIIQEFGEYNYGWHDSDAAGEAAKKGIDENVVRAISADKGEPQWMLDMRLKGYRAFIEKPMPKWGVDLSDFDADDFKYYVKPIDKPAKSWEDLPTDIRTTYDKLGIPDAEKKRLVSGVAAQYESEVIYNSIQEDLKKEGVIFTDTDTALREYPDLVKKYFATVIPYDDNKFAALNTAAWSGGSFVYVPKGVHVDIPLQAYFRINTPNMGQFERTLIIAEEGSYVHYVEGCTAPIYATDSLHAANVEIIVGKNARVRYTTVQNWSNNVYNLVTQRAYVKEGGTMEWVDGNIGSKASMKYPSCILAEPYAKASTMSLSFAGKGQYQDTGAKMIHLAPHTSSTIVAKSISRGGGRCAYRGLVKVIDGAKGSSSSVVCDTLLVDDYSRSDTYPHVDIREDDVTMAHEATVSKVSEDQLFYLMSRGLEEKEAMGMIVRGFVEPISRELPMEYALELNRLVELQMEGSVG, encoded by the coding sequence ATGAGCCAGTATGTGGCTGATCGCGAACGTGTCAACGAGGATAAGATCAAAAAGGATGACGAGATCATCCAGGAATTCGGCGAGTACAACTATGGCTGGCACGATTCCGATGCGGCTGGCGAGGCCGCGAAGAAGGGCATTGACGAGAACGTCGTCCGCGCCATTTCTGCTGACAAAGGCGAACCGCAGTGGATGCTCGACATGCGTCTCAAGGGTTATCGAGCCTTCATCGAAAAGCCCATGCCGAAGTGGGGTGTGGACCTCTCCGATTTCGATGCCGATGATTTCAAGTACTATGTAAAGCCGATTGATAAGCCGGCCAAAAGCTGGGAAGACCTGCCTACGGACATCCGTACCACCTACGACAAGCTGGGCATTCCCGATGCCGAGAAGAAGCGTCTGGTCTCCGGCGTCGCCGCACAGTACGAGTCCGAGGTTATCTACAACTCCATTCAGGAGGACTTGAAAAAGGAAGGCGTGATCTTCACCGATACGGATACCGCGTTGCGCGAGTACCCCGATTTGGTCAAGAAATATTTCGCCACCGTCATTCCTTACGATGACAACAAATTCGCGGCGCTCAACACGGCGGCGTGGTCCGGCGGCTCGTTCGTCTACGTCCCCAAGGGCGTCCACGTTGACATCCCGCTGCAGGCCTACTTCCGCATCAACACGCCGAACATGGGCCAGTTCGAACGCACGCTGATCATCGCCGAGGAAGGCTCCTACGTCCACTATGTCGAGGGCTGCACGGCCCCGATCTATGCGACGGACTCGCTGCACGCGGCCAACGTCGAGATCATCGTCGGCAAGAACGCCCGCGTGCGCTATACGACGGTGCAGAACTGGTCGAACAACGTCTACAACCTGGTCACCCAGCGCGCCTACGTCAAAGAGGGCGGCACCATGGAATGGGTCGATGGCAACATCGGTTCCAAGGCGAGCATGAAGTACCCGTCCTGCATCCTGGCCGAACCGTACGCGAAGGCGTCCACCATGTCGCTGAGCTTCGCCGGCAAGGGACAGTACCAGGACACCGGCGCCAAGATGATCCATCTCGCGCCGCACACCAGCTCCACTATCGTTGCCAAGTCGATTTCGCGTGGCGGCGGACGTTGCGCCTATCGTGGCCTGGTCAAGGTGATCGACGGGGCCAAGGGCTCGAGCTCTTCGGTGGTCTGCGACACGTTGTTGGTCGATGACTACTCGCGTTCCGACACCTATCCGCACGTCGATATCCGCGAGGACGACGTGACGATGGCGCACGAGGCGACCGTTTCCAAGGTCTCCGAGGATCAGCTCTTCTACCTGATGAGCCGCGGGCTGGAGGAGAAGGAAGCCATGGGCATGATCGTACGCGGCTTCGTCGAGCCGATCAGCCGCGAGCTTCCGATGGAATACGCGCTGGAGCTCAACAGGCTTGTCGAGTTGCAAATGGAAGGATCGGTGGGCTGA
- a CDS encoding CTP synthase: MARENNDNSHGHVTKHIFVTGGVVSSLGKGLTASSLGRLLRSRGLRVLQQKLDPYINVDPGTMNPFQHGEVYVTEDGAETDLDIGHYERFLDVFLSQKANVTTGQIYQSVLEKERAGKYLGQCVQVIPHITNEIKSRMRAQAADDVDVIITEIGGTVGDIESQPFLEAAREVKRELGPHNCMFVHVSLVPYLPAAHELKTKPTQHSVMTLRQLGITPDALVLRSDRPLNQGIKDKISLMCDVDEEGVVNCVDAPSIYDVPKILHNEGLDSYVVRYLELSAHDVDWAEWDDLLERVHHPKEEVNIAIVGKYIDLPDAYLSVIEAVKAGGFGNYAKANVKLVAADLCETEAGADAELRDMDGIIVPGGFGVRGIDGKIGALRYAREHKLPALGLCLGLQCMVIEYARDVLELEDADSSEFEPDCKNPVIATMEEQKDILANSDMGHTMRLGAYPAVLKEGSLVEKLYGTTNVSERHRHRYEVNVAYKKPLQEAGLEISGQSPDGELTEFVELPQDVHPFYVGTQAHPEFKSRPTKPHPLFKGLVKAALDHQEARKSQPEEELS, from the coding sequence ATGGCAAGAGAAAATAATGATAATTCCCATGGACATGTCACCAAGCATATTTTCGTCACCGGTGGCGTTGTTTCCTCCCTTGGTAAGGGCCTGACAGCATCCTCTCTCGGTCGTCTCCTCCGCAGCCGTGGTCTCCGCGTTTTGCAGCAGAAACTCGATCCCTATATCAACGTTGACCCGGGCACGATGAACCCGTTCCAGCACGGCGAGGTCTACGTCACCGAAGACGGCGCCGAAACCGATCTGGACATCGGCCACTACGAGCGCTTCCTCGACGTTTTCCTCTCCCAGAAGGCGAACGTCACTACCGGCCAGATCTACCAGTCCGTTCTTGAAAAGGAACGCGCCGGCAAGTACTTGGGCCAGTGCGTCCAGGTCATCCCGCACATCACCAACGAGATCAAGAGCCGTATGCGTGCCCAGGCCGCGGACGACGTCGACGTGATCATCACCGAAATCGGCGGTACCGTCGGCGACATCGAATCCCAGCCGTTCCTCGAGGCCGCGCGTGAGGTCAAGCGCGAACTTGGCCCGCATAACTGCATGTTCGTTCACGTTTCGCTGGTTCCGTACCTGCCGGCCGCCCACGAGCTCAAGACCAAGCCGACCCAGCATTCCGTGATGACCCTGCGTCAGCTCGGCATCACCCCCGACGCGCTGGTGCTGCGCAGCGACCGTCCGCTGAACCAAGGCATCAAGGACAAGATCTCCCTGATGTGCGACGTCGACGAGGAAGGCGTGGTCAACTGCGTGGACGCCCCGAGCATCTACGACGTGCCGAAGATCCTGCACAACGAGGGCCTCGACTCCTACGTGGTCCGCTACCTTGAGCTGTCCGCCCACGACGTGGATTGGGCCGAGTGGGACGATCTGCTGGAGCGCGTGCACCATCCGAAGGAAGAGGTCAACATCGCCATCGTCGGCAAGTACATCGACCTGCCCGACGCCTACCTTTCCGTCATCGAGGCCGTCAAGGCCGGCGGTTTCGGCAATTACGCCAAGGCGAACGTCAAGCTCGTCGCGGCCGACCTGTGCGAGACCGAAGCCGGTGCCGACGCCGAGCTGCGCGACATGGACGGCATCATCGTTCCCGGTGGTTTCGGCGTGCGTGGCATCGACGGCAAGATCGGCGCTCTTCGCTACGCCCGCGAGCACAAGCTGCCCGCCTTGGGTCTCTGCCTCGGCCTGCAGTGCATGGTCATCGAGTATGCCCGCGACGTGCTGGAGCTTGAGGACGCGGATTCCTCCGAGTTCGAGCCTGACTGCAAGAATCCCGTCATCGCCACGATGGAGGAGCAGAAGGACATCCTCGCCAATTCCGACATGGGTCACACCATGCGCCTTGGCGCTTACCCGGCCGTGCTCAAAGAGGGCTCGTTGGTCGAAAAGCTGTATGGCACCACCAATGTCAGTGAACGCCATCGCCATCGCTATGAGGTCAACGTGGCTTACAAGAAGCCGTTGCAGGAAGCTGGCCTTGAGATTTCCGGCCAGAGTCCGGATGGCGAGCTCACGGAGTTCGTTGAGCTTCCTCAGGACGTCCATCCCTTCTACGTCGGCACTCAGGCCCATCCGGAGTTCAAGTCCCGTCCGACCAAGCCGCACCCCCTGTTCAAGGGTCTGGTGAAGGCTGCGCTCGACCATCAGGAAGCACGCAAAAGCCAGCCTGAAGAGGAACTGAGCTGA
- a CDS encoding type II 3-dehydroquinate dehydratase: MTKVIVVNGPNLGRLGVREPDVYGHQDLKTLRKDCAEWGEALGLEVEVRQSDDEAEVIGWMHQAVDEQTPVVMNPAAFTHYSYGLSDASKMVTDAGLPLMEVHISNPSSRDSFRKHSVISPVATGTITGMGFYGYKLALDAVAHLLAQ; the protein is encoded by the coding sequence ATGACCAAGGTAATCGTCGTCAACGGGCCGAATCTCGGGCGTCTGGGAGTACGTGAACCGGACGTGTACGGCCATCAGGACCTCAAAACCCTGCGTAAGGACTGCGCCGAGTGGGGCGAGGCGCTTGGCCTCGAGGTTGAGGTGCGACAGTCCGACGACGAGGCCGAGGTCATCGGCTGGATGCATCAGGCCGTTGACGAGCAGACCCCAGTGGTGATGAACCCCGCCGCCTTCACCCATTACAGCTACGGCCTTTCCGACGCCTCCAAAATGGTCACGGACGCCGGCCTGCCGCTGATGGAGGTGCACATCTCCAACCCGTCATCGCGCGATTCGTTCCGCAAGCACAGCGTCATCAGCCCAGTGGCCACCGGCACCATCACCGGAATGGGCTTCTACGGCTACAAGCTGGCCCTCGACGCCGTGGCCCATTTGTTGGCGCAATAA
- a CDS encoding bifunctional shikimate kinase/3-dehydroquinate synthase: MSGHRPLAVVIGMPGAGKTRVGREAAQMLDVDFADADIEIEQEAGMKIPRYFEKYGEPAFRKLEAEVIADLLVSFDGLLALGGGAPMTESTREALADYIAEGGKLVYLEADKHEAMQRASRSGNRPMLNGDANKRWLKLYEERDPVFREISNLHVHTHGSTPRVAARKLSNMIQERIVHVTGSGIEPYDVCIGEGTLNRLPEMIGTDVLRVALIHTQPVQRHSDQARALLRQAGYEVYDMVIPDAEKGKTIDVAKTIWKRLGEIGFTRSDAIVGLGGGAATDLAGFIAATWMRGIRYVNCPTSLLAMVDASTGGKTGINTDEGKNLVGSFYTPAGVLADLRTLKTLPQDIFIEGLGEVTKSGFIRDTKILDILQEHADELKNFNGDDFLGSPLEDVVAELIERTVRVKAYHVSSDLKEAGLREFLNYGHTLAHAIEKLENFRWRHGNAVAVGCVYAAELSHILGHLDQETVNLHRSIFSSLGLPISWNGGDWDSVLALMHKDKKARGNTLRFVILDSDGHPMHLEDPPMDALVEAFKRIRS; this comes from the coding sequence ATGAGTGGTCATCGTCCGCTTGCCGTCGTCATCGGGATGCCCGGTGCCGGCAAGACGCGCGTGGGGCGCGAGGCGGCGCAGATGCTCGATGTCGATTTCGCCGATGCGGATATCGAGATCGAGCAGGAAGCGGGCATGAAGATTCCCCGGTATTTCGAGAAATACGGGGAACCTGCGTTCCGCAAGCTGGAGGCCGAGGTCATCGCGGACTTGCTGGTCTCGTTCGATGGTCTGCTCGCACTTGGCGGCGGTGCCCCGATGACGGAATCGACGCGAGAGGCGCTGGCGGATTACATCGCCGAGGGCGGCAAACTGGTCTATCTGGAAGCCGACAAACACGAGGCCATGCAACGCGCCTCGCGCAGCGGCAACCGGCCGATGCTCAATGGCGACGCCAACAAACGCTGGCTGAAACTTTACGAGGAGCGCGATCCCGTTTTCCGCGAGATCTCCAATCTGCATGTACACACCCATGGTTCGACGCCGCGCGTGGCGGCAAGGAAGCTGAGCAATATGATCCAGGAACGCATCGTCCATGTCACCGGTTCGGGCATCGAGCCCTACGACGTCTGCATCGGGGAAGGCACGTTGAACCGTCTGCCCGAAATGATCGGCACGGACGTGCTGCGTGTCGCGCTGATCCATACCCAACCGGTGCAACGCCACTCCGACCAGGCCCGTGCCCTGTTGCGCCAGGCTGGTTATGAAGTGTATGACATGGTCATTCCCGACGCGGAAAAAGGCAAGACCATCGACGTGGCCAAAACCATTTGGAAGCGGCTCGGGGAGATTGGTTTCACCCGTTCCGACGCCATCGTCGGCCTTGGTGGGGGAGCCGCGACCGATCTCGCCGGCTTCATCGCGGCCACCTGGATGCGCGGCATCCGCTACGTCAACTGCCCGACCTCGCTGCTGGCGATGGTCGACGCCTCGACCGGCGGCAAGACCGGCATCAACACCGACGAGGGCAAGAACCTGGTCGGCTCGTTCTACACGCCGGCGGGTGTGCTTGCCGACCTGCGGACGCTCAAGACATTGCCGCAGGATATTTTTATCGAAGGGCTCGGGGAGGTCACCAAGTCCGGGTTCATCCGCGACACCAAGATCCTTGACATCCTCCAAGAGCATGCAGACGAGCTCAAGAACTTCAATGGTGACGATTTCCTCGGCTCGCCGCTTGAGGACGTGGTCGCCGAACTCATCGAACGCACTGTCCGTGTCAAGGCCTATCACGTCTCCAGTGATCTGAAGGAGGCCGGTCTGCGCGAGTTCCTCAACTACGGGCACACGCTCGCCCACGCCATCGAGAAACTCGAGAATTTCCGTTGGCGTCACGGCAACGCGGTCGCCGTCGGTTGCGTCTATGCCGCTGAGCTTTCCCATATTCTCGGTCATCTTGACCAGGAGACCGTCAATCTGCATCGTTCGATTTTCTCCTCCCTTGGCCTGCCGATTTCCTGGAACGGCGGCGATTGGGATTCGGTGCTCGCGCTGATGCACAAGGACAAGAAGGCGCGCGGCAACACGTTGCGGTTCGTCATCCTGGACAGTGACGGCCATCCGATGCACCTCGAAGATCCGCCGATGGATGCGTTGGTGGAGGCGTTCAAGCGCATTCGTAGTTGA
- the aroC gene encoding chorismate synthase, translating into MLRWQTAGESHGEALVAMIEGLPAGVEVRSQDVVDALARRRLGYGRGARMKFEQDKVRMLTGVRHGKTLGSPVTIEIANTEWPKWTEVMSADPLDHELPPTGRNEPLTRPRPGHADLTGMRKYGFDDARNALERSSARETASRVALGEVAAKFLEQTVGIRTVAHVVSLGGEKADTSTLPTPADVEALDASPVRTLDKDAEKRMMAKIDEAKSRADTLGGVVEVIAYGVPAGLGTYVESDRRLDAALAGALMGIQAMKGVEVGDGFLEADRFGSEAHDEMFTDDNGHIERYSNRSGGTEGGMSDGQPIRVRAAMKPIPSIPRALRTVDVATGDEAKAINQRSDTTAVPAAAVVAEAMVRLTLAKFVLEKFGGDSVEETRRNAQNYLDSWPEHMR; encoded by the coding sequence ATGTTGCGTTGGCAGACGGCGGGGGAGTCGCACGGTGAGGCGCTGGTCGCGATGATCGAGGGGCTTCCGGCCGGCGTGGAGGTGCGCTCGCAGGACGTGGTGGATGCGCTGGCGCGGCGGCGTCTGGGCTACGGCCGCGGGGCGCGCATGAAATTCGAGCAGGACAAAGTGCGGATGCTGACCGGCGTACGCCATGGCAAGACGCTGGGGTCACCGGTGACCATCGAGATCGCCAACACCGAATGGCCCAAGTGGACCGAAGTGATGAGCGCCGATCCGCTTGACCATGAACTGCCGCCGACAGGACGCAACGAGCCGCTGACCCGTCCGCGTCCGGGCCATGCCGATCTGACCGGCATGCGCAAGTATGGTTTCGATGACGCCCGAAACGCGCTCGAGCGTTCCAGCGCCCGCGAGACCGCTTCGCGTGTGGCTTTGGGTGAAGTGGCGGCGAAGTTCTTGGAACAAACCGTTGGCATCAGAACCGTTGCCCACGTTGTTTCTCTGGGTGGCGAAAAGGCCGATACCAGCACACTGCCGACGCCCGCGGATGTTGAGGCGCTTGACGCTTCGCCGGTGCGCACGCTCGACAAGGACGCCGAGAAGCGCATGATGGCCAAAATCGATGAGGCCAAGTCCCGCGCTGACACGCTTGGTGGCGTCGTGGAGGTCATCGCTTACGGCGTTCCTGCGGGATTGGGCACATATGTGGAAAGCGATCGCAGACTTGATGCCGCGCTGGCCGGCGCACTGATGGGCATCCAGGCCATGAAGGGCGTCGAGGTCGGTGATGGGTTCCTTGAGGCCGATCGGTTCGGCTCCGAGGCGCACGACGAGATGTTCACGGACGACAACGGCCATATCGAACGCTATTCCAACCGCTCCGGCGGCACCGAAGGCGGCATGTCCGACGGCCAGCCGATTCGTGTGCGGGCCGCGATGAAGCCGATCCCTTCCATTCCGCGTGCGTTGCGCACCGTGGATGTCGCCACTGGCGATGAGGCCAAGGCCATCAACCAACGTTCCGACACCACCGCGGTGCCGGCCGCTGCCGTCGTTGCCGAAGCGATGGTGCGTCTGACACTGGCGAAGTTCGTGCTTGAGAAATTCGGCGGTGACAGCGTCGAGGAGACGCGTCGCAACGCCCAGAATTATCTTGATTCGTGGCCTGAGCACATGCGCTGA
- a CDS encoding prepilin peptidase → MAYIAVLPSLICGLALAVEDIRRFRVPRTWVALGVLIQLAVFLALALIERNPVKVLLPLGYALLSAVIQFVLSRLKPGALGFGDVTTSFLIGLAIGSFGLMPYLYWWLLMGALGLLWIPLYPQLAKLSSSPSSKAPFVPVIVPSAIIAVLLAAL, encoded by the coding sequence ATGGCCTACATTGCTGTGCTTCCGAGTCTGATCTGCGGACTGGCGCTTGCCGTCGAAGACATCCGCCGTTTTCGCGTGCCCCGAACATGGGTCGCCCTCGGAGTCCTGATACAACTGGCGGTCTTTCTCGCGCTTGCCCTCATCGAACGCAATCCCGTCAAAGTCCTGCTCCCCCTAGGATATGCGCTACTGTCAGCCGTAATCCAGTTCGTACTCTCCCGCCTGAAGCCCGGTGCCCTAGGATTCGGCGACGTCACCACATCATTCCTCATCGGCCTTGCCATAGGCTCATTCGGCCTGATGCCGTACCTCTACTGGTGGCTGCTCATGGGCGCCCTAGGACTACTCTGGATTCCCCTCTATCCCCAGCTCGCCAAGCTCTCATCCTCTCCCTCGTCAAAAGCCCCGTTCGTCCCGGTAATAGTACCCTCCGCGATTATTGCCGTATTGTTGGCCGCTTTATAA
- the mltG gene encoding endolytic transglycosylase MltG, with protein MPEDFNELFDTNAEWVDSTGSSSDAQPPKPPKSRHEMRQRRQRQRRQRHRQFAIAAIVAVVVLIVGCGGFFGVRAVVHHFDDNSQNVSTDYPGPGTGKVWFTVETGEGVASIGTHLAKAGVVKNADTFASTVAANNSTLYPGMYQLKKHMSSVDVVKILSDRTKATGFLEVKAGERSSEIIAEAVQLSGIDKSQFDAVVNGGGQGILPAEAGGKFEGWLQPGIYDVKKKGSTAASILKSIVDKRVEKLNELQVPTGSQRETILNMASIAESEVNHSEYYGKVARVIVNRLNQGMVLGMDSTVAYGVNVKASQLTNAMLNNASNPYNTRINKGLPPTPISSPGDEAIKAAMNPTPGNWLYFVTTNLQTGETKFVATQDEFNQIRQEYKTQNPNAN; from the coding sequence ATGCCAGAAGACTTCAATGAGCTTTTCGACACGAACGCCGAGTGGGTGGATTCCACCGGCTCCTCTTCTGATGCCCAACCCCCGAAACCTCCCAAGTCCCGTCACGAGATGCGCCAACGGCGTCAACGCCAGCGTCGCCAGCGTCACCGGCAGTTTGCCATCGCGGCCATCGTCGCAGTTGTCGTGCTGATCGTGGGATGTGGTGGTTTCTTCGGTGTAAGGGCCGTGGTCCATCATTTCGATGACAATTCCCAGAACGTTTCCACCGATTATCCGGGGCCTGGAACCGGCAAAGTCTGGTTCACCGTCGAGACCGGTGAAGGTGTCGCCTCCATCGGGACTCATCTGGCCAAAGCCGGCGTCGTCAAGAACGCGGATACGTTCGCGAGCACCGTGGCGGCCAACAACAGCACGCTGTATCCGGGCATGTACCAGCTCAAAAAACACATGTCTTCCGTCGACGTGGTGAAAATCCTCTCCGATCGGACCAAGGCGACCGGTTTCCTTGAAGTCAAGGCCGGTGAACGCAGCTCGGAGATCATAGCCGAGGCGGTGCAGCTTTCCGGCATCGACAAGTCACAGTTCGACGCGGTGGTCAACGGTGGCGGACAAGGCATTCTTCCAGCCGAAGCCGGAGGCAAATTCGAAGGCTGGCTGCAGCCAGGCATCTACGATGTCAAAAAGAAGGGCAGCACCGCTGCGTCGATTTTGAAGTCGATCGTTGACAAGCGTGTCGAGAAACTCAATGAATTGCAGGTGCCGACAGGATCCCAGCGCGAGACCATCCTCAACATGGCCTCGATCGCCGAATCTGAAGTCAACCATTCGGAATACTACGGCAAGGTCGCGCGCGTCATCGTCAACCGTCTGAACCAAGGCATGGTCTTGGGCATGGATAGCACCGTCGCCTACGGGGTTAATGTGAAGGCGAGCCAACTGACCAACGCCATGCTGAACAACGCTTCCAACCCCTATAACACACGTATCAACAAGGGTCTGCCGCCCACGCCAATCAGTTCCCCGGGAGACGAGGCCATCAAGGCCGCGATGAATCCGACCCCTGGCAATTGGCTCTATTTCGTCACCACGAACCTGCAGACCGGCGAGACCAAGTTCGTCGCCACCCAAGATGAATTCAACCAGATCCGTCAGGAATACAAGACCCAAAACCCCAACGCCAACTGA